Part of the Cytophagia bacterium CHB2 genome is shown below.
TGGGCACGCCCCAAATCATGTGCAGCATCTTGGATTTTTCCGATTTAATACGCTTGCCATGGCCGGCGGCCAAAATCATGGCAACGTTCAGGCCTTGTGCATCGATCGGAGACGATAATTCCTGCAATTTCACGTGCAATTCCCAGTCCTGGTCCTTCATAGTCAAGCCTTCCTCAAGTTGTGTGTTCTTTGGTTGTAATCAGGCAAAATCATGAATCAAATATTTTCAAAATGCCATAACCTCCACTTGCGGTCGAATTTTACCTTTACCCACTAACGCCGGCCAATAACTAATAATGTCCGTCGCTTTCGGGCGGCCGCCGGCAAAGCCGGTCACGCCCGGCGGGCCGCTGGTGACGAGTGGAACGATTTCCATACCGAAGCGATCGACCCTGGCTTTGTCATGACTTTTGACGCCCACGCGCAAAACGATTTCCGCAGGATCAACCGGCGCGACAATGCCAGCATGACAAACGCCGCTGCCTAGAAATTCCACCAACCGTTCGTCTTCGGTAAACGTACAATCATCAAGCGCAAGCCGTTCCCAAATCATCTCGGCACAAAGCCGGGCTTTGGCCAGCGCTTCCGGGCCGGAGATCACGAGTTGGCCAACGGCTTTGTAGCCGTTGTGATAACTGAAACTCACTTTCAAGCTTTCCGTGGGCGCGCTGCCTTTGATGCCATACACGCGCACACGATCGGCCCCTGCTTGCTCGAGCTTGATCGTGGTAAAATCCGCGACAACGTCCGGCGTGAGATAACGCCGCGGATCACCCATTTCATAAACGAGCTGAGACGCGACTGTTTCAATACTCACTTTGCCGCCGGTTTGGGCATGCTTGGTGATAAAAAATTCTCCGGAGGCATGTGCTTCGATGACAGGATAGCCGATGCGAGCATAGTCTGCAATCTCGCGCCAATTGCTGTAATTCGCGCCGGTGCATTGCGCGCCGCATTCCACAATGTGCCCGGCAACTGTGCCCGCCGCGAGTTTGTCATAGTCCTCGGGCTGCCAGCCGAATTCATAGATCATTGGGCCGAGCACGAGTGAAGGATCCGTGACGCGGCCGCAGATGACGATATGCGCGCCTTGCGCCAGGGCTTCGGCAATGGGAAACGCGCCGAGATAAGCATTGGCCGAAGAAATTTTGTCTTTAATCTCGTTAAGCGAACGTCCGTCATCGAGGTTCTTGAAAACTTCGCCGGCAGCCTGCAGCTCATCGATCCGGTCGAGAATATCATCGCCGGTAACGGTGGCGACCTTGAGATTGCTCAGCCCGAGTTTTTTGATCACCTGCCCGGTCGCGCGCGCGCACGCCGCGGAATTCACCCCGCCGGCGCTCGCGATGATCTTGATGCCCTTCTCGTGGCATTCTGGCAGGATGCGTTCAAGCATTTGAATGAAGTCCGTGGCATACCCTGCTTCGGGATTCCGGCTCTTGAGCTTCTGCATGATGCTCATCGTCACCTCGGCGAGGTAATCGAGCGTGAGATAGTGCAGCGGCCCTTCGCGCACCAGCCGCACCGGCCCGAGAATCGAATCGCCCCAAAAGCCCTGGCCGTTGGCGATGAGGAGAGGAGAGGTTGCGTTCATGTGAGTTTTCTGCATTATGCTGCTTCAATGGTTTTCATATCATTCGTCAAATCTTCTACCGCGCAGTGCGTTTTGAATATTGCGGCGATTCGGCACGCTTATCAAACCGAACTGGCGAAAGTGCTCATCAAGCGTGAAGGCGGAATCAAGCGACAACTTGCGCATGAGAGCGAAACTCGTGCAATCCGTAAAGCTGAAAGTTTTATCCCGATATTTTTTGAAAATCGCCCAAGCTTCATTCTCGATGGCGTTGTCCACCGCAAGAGTTGAGGTGACCTTGCTCGCGCGCACGTACTCGCCAAATTCTATCGCGCTCAGGTGATCGACTCTGATGCGCAAGAGCGTGAGCGTTTCGTCAACTACATAATTCGAAGTAAAAATAAAGCTCCCTTTTCGTTTGAGATCGGCCAATGTGCGCTTTGCGATTTTGTGAAAGGGATCGTCTTTATCGTACAACGCTTTCCACGCGCTCGTATCGACAAACACTCTGCTTCTCACGCCTTGCCTCCGTACAAATAGCGGTCGTGCTCAATCGCGCTGTCGTCGTTTTTTCTGCCCGAAGCGGCCTTCCCCACCAACTTCCATAAGGGGTCGTTCAAGTAATCTTTTTTTGAAATCTTTGGTGTGGTCTGCGGCGGCAATTCGACCAAATGATAGATGACGTGCACGAGCGCTTCATACGTTGGCCGCGAGCTGCTTTTTAGCTTACGCAGCAAGCGCAGCTCTTGCGCAAAGAGGTCAACGTCATTTTGCGCGCGTTGGCTCTGCGCGCGTTTGCGCGGCTTTGATAATATTTTTTTCATGAACAAGGCTCCGAATTTTGTTTGCAAGCATGCATAATGCTCATCGTCACCTCGGCGAGCTCATCGAGCGTGAGATAATGCAGCGGCCCTTCGCGCACGATCCGCGCGGTGATCTCCTGAAGCAGTTCCTCGGTGATGCCGAAAATGTTTTGCTCAACGACGGCCATCGGCCACGCTCATAATTTGCCTGACACGCGAAACCGGGCATTCGCTGGAAGAATCTCCCCAAAAGCGAGATCACTTTGCGCAAGCCCGGCTTCGGCGCGTGCTTCTTGCGATTTCACAAAAAGGGTTTACCTACTTGTTGAATTTCGAAAAAGCGCTTTTGAACGCGCCTTTCAGCTCGGTCCAACTTTTTTCGGCGCCAGCTTTGATGTCGTCCCAGGCTTCATCACTGGCTTCCTGCAATTGATTGAATTTCACCATGGCCGCATCTTTCTTGGCGCGCAGCTCGGTGATTTGTTCCTCAATCTCGGCCTTGGCGCCGGCTTTGGCTTGATCGGCCTTGACCTTCAATTGATCAAGCTCGACGTCCCAATCTTGCAGTTGCGCTGCCAGCTTCTGCAGATACGATTTTTTTTCTTCCATGACAGGGTTCCTTTCGTTTAATGGTGATATTGGCCCGCTCTTTTGGGCAAACGTTTTGAATCAGATGCAGAATTGGAGACGCAATGACTGAGGTTTAGTCGCCAGCCGAAAAATTTTATTCATCTGCCGCGCCAGGGCTTGAAAATATTTCAGCCACTCTAGCAACGGCGCCGGACGAGGGATAAACTCTTTTTCATCTCCTGCGGCGCGAACGCTCTCAAGATAGAGTTGAATAGCCTCAGCAATATTTTTTTGGCCTGAGATAAAGTGCGGCCTTGCGAAGCTACGTCAAGCTCCAGGCACAAGGCAGAATAAAGCCAGCCCTCCTTTTCGATTAAAACATGCAAATCAAGCGGCTTTATATTCCCGTTTTTTCTATTCATGTTTCATCGCGTTTTTCATTCAACCTTCACTAACCGGTTTGCGATCTGCATCACATCCGCATCACGCCGGTGCGATACTCGCCCACCTCCGGCCGAAGCGCCGCCATTTCCAACCCTGTAATCAGCGTCTGTCGCATTTCCCGCGGATCGAGAATGCCATCGACCATCAGGCGCGCAGAGGTGAAATAAGGCGAAGCTTCTTCATTGTATTTTGCCACCAGGCGTTTGCGGAATGCACTTTTTTCTTCAGGCGAAAGTTCTTTCTTCGTGAGCAAAACCGTGTCCGCCGCAATGCCGCCATCCATCACCGCTAATTTAGCCGTTGGCCACGCGAAAATCAAGGCCGGGTCATAAGCCTTACCGCACATGGCATAGTTGCCCGCGCCAAAACTGTTGCGCACAATTACCGAGAATTTCGGCACCACGGCATTGGCCTGCGCATTGACGAATTGCGCGCCGTCTTGAATAATGCCGCCGCTTTCCGCTTGCTTGCCGACCATGAAGCCGGTGACGTCATGCAAAAAGAACAGCGGAATACGTCGCTCGTTGCACAGCATGATAAAATGCGTCGCTTTGTTCGCCGAGTCGGAGTAAATCACATTTCCCATCTGCATCTGCGGCGGCTGCGGCCGGCCAAGATGGTCCGGCGGCATTTGCCGCTTCACCGGCATGCCTTGATTGGCCACGATGCCGGCGGAAAAACCGCCAATGCGGGCAAAAGCGGTGACGATGGTTTTGCCGTATTCCGGTTTGAATTCTTCAAAACGGCTGCCGTCAACAAAGCGCGCGATGATCTCGCGCATGTCATATGTTCTCGTGGCATTTTCCGGCAGAATCCCGAGCAATTCTTCGGGATCGTAAGCCGGTGCCTCGGTTGCAATGCGTTCGAACGGCGAAGGCCGCGAATAATTCAACAAAGCCATTTGATCGCGAATAAACGCGAACGCTTCATCTTCTGTGTCGAAGCGATAGTCCGCCACTCCGGAAATGGCGTTGTGCATGCTCGCGCCGCCGAGCGTTTCGGAGTCGACGACTTGTCCCACGGCGGCTTTCACCAAAAACGGCCCGGCGAGATACATGCTCGAATGTTCGGTGATCATCGCGAGTTCGCTCGACATGCCGGGCAGATACGCGCCGCCGGCCACGCAGAACCCGAACACCACCGCTATTTGCGGAATGCCTAGGGCCGCCATTTTCGCGTTGTTGCGGAAGATGCGGCCGAAATGCTCGCGATCGGGAAAAATTTCGGCCTGGCGTTCGAGATTCACGCCGGCGGAATCAACCATATAAATGATAGGCAGATGGTTTTCCATCGCGATTTCCTGCGCGCGCAGATTTTTTTTGCAGGTAATCTCCACCCACGCGCCGCTTTTCACCAACGGATCGTTGGCGACGATCACCGCGAGCTTGCCGGAGACGCGGCCGATCTGCACGATGGTGCCGGCGGAAGGATAACCGCCGGGAATGTCTTGATACATGTTCCACGCGGCAAACAAGCCGATTTCGAGCGGCTCACTTCCCGGGTCGAGAATGCGCCGGATTTTTTCTCGCGCCGGATATTTACCGCGCTTGGCGAGTTTCTTTACGGCTTCAGCAGAGGGTTCGCGGATTTCTTTTTCCCGCAGATTCAACTCGCTGAGTAATCTTAAAAAATTACTGCGGCGTTTCTTGTATTCTTCGGATTTGGTGTCGAGTTGGGAAGGGAAGAGTTTCATGCAGGCTCCGTCAAGGGAAAGCGATTTCTTCGCGTTGCGTACCGGCGCGGGTTACTTCTTCACGATCGGACGTTGATCACTCCAACTGAGGCGCGGGCCATCGAATAACAGGGACAATAGATTTAGAATATCCCGTCCCAGAACCCCCCATTCTTGATCGATCAGTAAGTACTTCCCTCTGAATGTCCGTTCGAGAAAGAGCAACTCCAATTGTGCGGCAGAAGCGAAGCTTGTACGGCCATCGAAACCTTCCAATTCGTAGATTTCTTCAGAGACCGCAGCCATTCCGAGTTGATTGACGGAGGCGCGAGGCAACAACGTCACATCAGAGCCCGAATCAAGCAGCATGGGAATACCAGGCAAGAGGCCGCCGCTGTTTGGATTCCGTAATGTGACTCGCGCCAATGGCGCGGGCGGATTGAACCACATACTATCATACGTTGGCATCAGAAGGCCCTTCAATCACTTCCTTGACGAAATCTTTAGCCTGTTCCGGATGCGCCAACCGCGGGCTGTATACATGCGCGACACGTTTCGGATCCAATTCCGGAAAGATGACGTACACCCTGGCCTTCTCCGGTAACCGAACGCCCTCTACCAGCCGGATCAAACCGTTGTCAACAATTCCTTCATAAGCCAATACTTTCATCGTGCACCTCGCTTTCATCATCGAAATGATGGCGCTTTGCAGCCAACCATTCATCTCTTTTATTCCAGGTTAAGACGCCGTGCAATTTCTTCCAAACCCTCGCCGCGCTCACCACGACCAACCGCCTTCTTTTGAGTGAGTAACCGGTCACGCACCGATTTGCGCACGCTCAAACCTTCGTCGGGATCGCCTAACAATTCCAGCAATTTTTGTTCGATGAGCCTTCCCAGCATATCTTGCAGCTCGTCCTTTGTCATTTGAGAAACGGTGGTTGCCATTTTTTCTCCTTCACGTTTGAAATCAAACTCTACCGAATATCCTTCACCCGCAATTGAATCGTCGTGCGGCCCTGCCAGGTGTTTTCTTCGACGAGATAGGCAAGATCGACGTCGCTGCGGCCCTCAGTGAGCCGCGCGCGCAAATCGCCCAGATTGAAACCGATGCAATCCAGGCGCTTGTTGCCCTGCATGACGTTGAAGCGCAAATGGTTGTTGCCGACGATCTGCGGATTGCCGATCACCCGCAGGCCGCGCGAGACGAACACCGGCCGCATATTTTGGGGACCGTAAGGCGCCATGACTTTCAGGAATTTCATGAAGCGCTCGTTGATGTCCGAAAATTCGATTTCGCCGTCGATGAGCAAGCGCGGCTTCAGCATATCTTCTTTAATAACGCCGGCCGCGACTTGCTGCAGTTTTGCGCGCAGCTCCGCAATGTTTTCGGTGCGAATGCTCAAGCCCGCGGCGTATTTGTGGCCGCCGTAGGCCAGCATCAAATCCTGGCATTGCGTCAGCGCCGCGTGAATATCGAATCCCGGAATGCTGCGCGCCGAGCCTTTGCCAACGCCATTGTCCGTGGAAATCAAAACCGTGGGCCGGTAAAATTTTTCAACCAGGCGCGACGCCACAATGCCGATCACGCCGGTATGCCAGGCCTCGCGATTCAAAACAATGACGGAATCTTTAACCGGATCGCATTGCGTGGAAATCAAATCCAGCGCTTCGCGAAACGTGCTGTCATCGATGTTGCGGCGCTCGCGATTCTCCGCATCCAGCACGCAGGCTATGCTTTGCGCTTCGTCGGTGTCGTTCGAGGTCAACAACGCCACTGCGCGATTGGCATCGCCCATGCGGCCCACGGCATTGATGCGCGGCGCCAGAATGAAAACGATGTGTCCGGTGCCGAGATCACTACCTTGCAAGCTGCACACGTTGATCAGCGCTTTCAGACCGATGTTCTCCGTAGCATTCAACCGCTCGACGCCCGCTTTCACCAGCACGCGATTTTCATCTGCCAACGGCACGATGTCCGCCGCGCTGCCGATGGCCACAAGATCGACATGGCGCAACAGCTTGCTGTGATCTTGCTGCAAATGGCTGAACAACGCCTGCATCAGCTTGAACGAAACGCCGACGCCGGCTAGCTCTTTAAACGGATACGGGCAATCGCTGCGCTTGGGATCGAGCAACGCAACTGCCGCTGGCAATTGCGGCCCGGGTTGATGATGATCGCACACGATCACATCAATGCCAAGTTGGCGGGCGTAGCGAATCTCTTCCACCGCCGAAACGCCGCAATCAACTGCAACAATTAACGTAATGGCTTGCGCCGCCGCTTTCTCAATGCCTGTGAGGGAAAGGCCGTAGCCCTCGCGCAGCCGTTCAGGAATATAGTGTGGCACCTCATAACCCAGACTGCGAAAAGCAAGTTTGAGCAGCGCCGTGCTGGTAACGCCGTCGACGTCGTAGTCGCCGTAGATCAGCATTTTCTCGTTCTGTTCCAGCGCCGAGGCGATGCGTCGCACGGCAGGCTTCATGTCCGCCATTAAAAACGGGTCATGAAGGCGCTCGAGATCGGTGCGAAAGAAATTGCGCGCATAGGCGGCGGAATCAATGCCGCGATTGAGCAAAACCCGCGCGATAATCGGCGGCACGCTCAACTCCTGCGCCAGGCGCAAAACCGATTCGTGCGGTGTTGCCTCGATGAATTGCCATTGTAACGTCATGATCATGCCTTTGCGGCTAGGTATGAAAAAAGAGAAGAATTCGAAAACGGCGCCCCGCTAAGCTAATTCCGTTGCTATTTTCACGGTCGCGGCTTCTTTTATGCTGACATCCGGCAATGAATAAACGAAGTCAGGACAAAAATCAGCGCCATTGAGCCCAAAAATCGAACCAGAAATATCATCCACAGCAACCAGACTGAAATACTTCGGGTCATGAAGCGGCTCGAAGATCGGACCGTTCAGATACGGCATTACGTCAAATACCCTGATCTCGCCGTTGCGAAAAGCGACTTTTGGACAAAAATTTTCGAGGGGCGTGCCATCTTTAAAATATAATGTGGCATTGTATTGCTCCGGCGGTTCGATCTTCAATAACGTTTCGCCTTTTTCTAGCCCGATTCCAATTCCTTATCAGCTCGTCGCGATGAAGCACAGCCCATTCTCGGACAAGGCGTAAGGTCCGCGCCGACAATTTCCCTTCCATGACTTCGAGTGGTTGAATGTTCATGGTCGCACCATATTCACCATAGTAAACGTGAATGTGCGGTGTGGGATGATCGTTATGGAACATATAAATCGAAATACCGAAAAAATGAGAGATTCTTGGTACTTGCAATCCCCTTGTATTGTGGCCGCTCGCCGTTATGAACCCGACCATAGTAAAAATTTAATCTCCTAATTTCAAGCGAAAATCTCGAACAAACTTCATGTTTGCTATTCAAAAACGAAATTTTATATTGCCGTGTCTGTTTGCAGGCGGAGCTATGACGGAGCAACCGCGCTGAGAAGGCATGCCAGCGCTTGTCATGCAGCCGGCCGGTGTGCCACACAAACTGTATAACCAACGGATCATTCCATGAAAAAAATCCGTGTTTGCGTCATCTTTGGCGGGCGCTCGGGCGAGCATGAAGTCTCTCTGGTGTCCGCCACCTCGGTAATCGAAGCATTAGATAAAAACAAGTACGAAGTTATTCCGGTCGGCATTACCAAGTCCGGGCGCTGGATTGGCGGCAACAATGCCCTGGCGCTGCTGAAAAGCGGCGCGGAAGCGAGTCACTCGCTCGCCATGGTGGCGCCGGATCCCAACGAGCATCGCCTGGTTGCAACGGCACCCGCCGACCTGGACAGCGCGGGAATGATGTCTGAGGAAAAAATCGATGTTGTGATACCGGTTTTGCATGGGCCGCTCGGGGAAGACGGAACCATGCAAGGCTTGCTGGAACTGGCCAATTTGCCCTATGTCGGCAGCGGCGTGCTGGGCTCCGCGGTGTGCATGGATAAAATCGTGCAAAAGGCGCTTTGCCTGCAAGCCGGCATTCCGGTGGTGGATTATCTTTGGTTGCACGCCGTTGATTGGCATAGCGAAAAATTTGAAACCGTGCCGCAGGTCGCGCATTCGCAGCGCCTGAGCGGCAAGAACCAAAACGAAATTCTGCAAACCATCGAGGACACGCTCGGCTTGCCGGCGTTTGTGAAACCCGCCAACATGGGTTCGAGCGTGGGCATCAACAAAGCGCGGGATCGCGCGCAACTGGTTGCCGCGATCGAAGAGGCGGCGCAGTATGATCATAAAATTTTGATTGAAGCCGCCATTGCCAGCCCGCGCGAAATCGAAGTGAGCGTGCTCGGCAATTTACACCCCAAGGCCTCGGTGTGCGGCGAGATCGTGCCCTCGAATGAATTTTATGACTATAATGCCAAGTATGTTGACGGCGCCTCCACGCTGTACATTCCCGCCGATCTCCCCCCGGCGCTCTCGCAGAAAATCCGCGACACCGCGATCATGGGTTTTCTCGCCTGCGATTGCCAGGGTCTGGCGCGCGTTGATTTCCTGCTCGAACGCGATTCGGATACGTTTTATCTGAACGAGCTCAACACCATTCCGGGTTTTACCCAAATCAGCATGTACCCCAAATTGTGGGAGGCGAGCGGTGTGCCGTACGCACAACTGCTCGATGAACTGATTCAACTCGCCTTCGCCCGGCATCATGCCAAAAGCAAGCTTGCCACTTCCTATCAGCCCAAACAGGATTGGTTCAAATGATGATCTTCGAGATTCATCATACCTGATGAAGTCCCTTGCATTACAAAACTCGTCGCTTGGCCGCTATTGGAGAAAAGCCGGCAAGCGGCCGCGCTGATTTTTTGACAATCGAAAGAGAAACACAACAAACCGCATTGTGTTTAAGAAATTTTTCAGCAGATCCAACATTGCACGGAGAGGTTCACTGTGATCCAATCCGAATCACAATCATCCCGCCGTGAGGCCGCTCTCAAAGCGTTGCAAGAAGAAAATCAGGGTTTGCAGCGCGCGGTGGGCGAACTGGCGCTGTTGAACGATCTTGCCCGTGAGATCGGCGCTTCGCTCAATTCAGAAGAGATCATGCAAACCATCATCCGGCGCTCGTTGCGCGCTGTCGATGCCGAGCAGGGCGTGATTACATTGATCGACCAGCACGCTTCGACGCCGATGAAAACCCTGGTGCGCACGCGCGTCAGTTCCGGCGGGCAGCAGGCGTTTCATCTCGAACAAAGTCTACAAGGCTGGATGCTGCTGCACAAAAAGCCATTGCTGATCAACGATCCGGCGAATGACGAACGCTTTCACGGGGTGGCGTGGGAACAATCCATTCGCTCGCTGCTCTGCGCGCCGCTGCTCATCAAGTCGGAATTGAAGGGCATTCTCACGCTCTACAACAAGAAAAGCGGGCAAGAATTCACCGCGGAAGATCAACGCTTGCTGGGCATCATCGCCGCGCAATCGGCGCAGGTGATGGAGAACGCGCGGTTGTATAAGCAACTCGAACAATACAATCGCACGCTGGAAGAGAAGGTGCAACAACGCACCGCCGAGCTGCAGGATAAAAACCTCGAGCTGACGCAAACGCTGCAACGCTTGCGCGAAACGCAGAACCAGCTCGTCACCCAGGAAAAGCTCGCCTCGCTCGGCCAGCTCACCGCCGGCATCGCGCATGAGATCAAAAATCCGTTGAATTTTGTGAATAATTTTGCGGTGTTGTCGATCGAGTTGGCGAAGGAACTGAGGGAGGAGATTGTAAGACGTAAGGCGAAAAACATAAATGAGGATGATTTTACGGATATTGAAGAGATTCTCTCAACGCTGGAACAAAACGCGGAGAAGATCAATCATCACGGCAGGCGCGCGGACAGCATCGTGAAGAGCATGATGCAGCACGCGCGCGGCTCTTCCGGCCAGCGCGAGTTGGCGGATATCAATCAGTTGCTGGAGGAAGCGGTAAATCTCACCTATCACGGACTGCGCGCCAATGATGCCTCGTTCAATGTCACGATTGAAAAAAAGTTCGACAGCACCATCGGGCCATTGAGTGTCATTCCGCAGGATTTGAGCCGCGTGTTTCTCAACCTCTTCAACAATGCCTGCTATGCGGCGCATGAGAAGAAGAAACTGCATCCCGCCGGCTTCGACCCCGTGATCTCGGTTTTTACCAAGAACCTGGGCAGCCAAATCGAAATCCGCATTCGCGACAACGGCAACGGCATTTCGCAAGATATTCGCGACAAAATTTTCAACCCATTTTTTACGACAAAACCGGCCGGGCAAGGCGCAGGTTTGGGATTGTCGATCAGCCATGATATTATCGTGCAGCAGCACAAAGGGGAGATTGAGGTGGAAACGGAGCCGGGGAAGTTCACGGAATTTGTAGTGCGGCTGCCGAAAGATCGCAGCGTTCAAAGCTAACGCAGGAGGCGTGAAATATTCATGGCCGGCGCCAGCGCAACAATTCAAAACGCCGGCCTTCATTCGCGGTCGTGCTGGCGCCTCAACGAACGGAAAGCAACAGTTTCACGCCACACGAGACTGAAGAAACCGGAAAGATAAATCATGATTGGCCAAACAATTCTTCACCACAAAATCACAGAAAAACTCGGCGAAGGCGGCATCGGCGTGGTCTACAAAGCCGAAGAGACCAAG
Proteins encoded:
- a CDS encoding DUF1446 domain-containing protein is translated as MNATSPLLIANGQGFWGDSILGPVRLVREGPLHYLTLDYLAEVTMSIMQKLKSRNPEAGYATDFIQMLERILPECHEKGIKIIASAGGVNSAACARATGQVIKKLGLSNLKVATVTGDDILDRIDELQAAGEVFKNLDDGRSLNEIKDKISSANAYLGAFPIAEALAQGAHIVICGRVTDPSLVLGPMIYEFGWQPEDYDKLAAGTVAGHIVECGAQCTGANYSNWREIADYARIGYPVIEAHASGEFFITKHAQTGGKVSIETVASQLVYEMGDPRRYLTPDVVADFTTIKLEQAGADRVRVYGIKGSAPTESLKVSFSYHNGYKAVGQLVISGPEALAKARLCAEMIWERLALDDCTFTEDERLVEFLGSGVCHAGIVAPVDPAEIVLRVGVKSHDKARVDRFGMEIVPLVTSGPPGVTGFAGGRPKATDIISYWPALVGKGKIRPQVEVMAF
- a CDS encoding type II toxin-antitoxin system VapC family toxin yields the protein MRSRVFVDTSAWKALYDKDDPFHKIAKRTLADLKRKGSFIFTSNYVVDETLTLLRIRVDHLSAIEFGEYVRASKVTSTLAVDNAIENEAWAIFKKYRDKTFSFTDCTSFALMRKLSLDSAFTLDEHFRQFGLISVPNRRNIQNALRGRRFDE
- a CDS encoding DUF1446 domain-containing protein, with the protein product MAVVEQNIFGITEELLQEITARIVREGPLHYLTLDELAEVTMSIMHACKQNSEPCS
- a CDS encoding coiled coil domain-containing protein, coding for MEEKKSYLQKLAAQLQDWDVELDQLKVKADQAKAGAKAEIEEQITELRAKKDAAMVKFNQLQEASDEAWDDIKAGAEKSWTELKGAFKSAFSKFNK
- a CDS encoding acyl-CoA carboxylase subunit beta, whose product is MKLFPSQLDTKSEEYKKRRSNFLRLLSELNLREKEIREPSAEAVKKLAKRGKYPAREKIRRILDPGSEPLEIGLFAAWNMYQDIPGGYPSAGTIVQIGRVSGKLAVIVANDPLVKSGAWVEITCKKNLRAQEIAMENHLPIIYMVDSAGVNLERQAEIFPDREHFGRIFRNNAKMAALGIPQIAVVFGFCVAGGAYLPGMSSELAMITEHSSMYLAGPFLVKAAVGQVVDSETLGGASMHNAISGVADYRFDTEDEAFAFIRDQMALLNYSRPSPFERIATEAPAYDPEELLGILPENATRTYDMREIIARFVDGSRFEEFKPEYGKTIVTAFARIGGFSAGIVANQGMPVKRQMPPDHLGRPQPPQMQMGNVIYSDSANKATHFIMLCNERRIPLFFLHDVTGFMVGKQAESGGIIQDGAQFVNAQANAVVPKFSVIVRNSFGAGNYAMCGKAYDPALIFAWPTAKLAVMDGGIAADTVLLTKKELSPEEKSAFRKRLVAKYNEEASPYFTSARLMVDGILDPREMRQTLITGLEMAALRPEVGEYRTGVMRM
- the recJ gene encoding single-stranded-DNA-specific exonuclease RecJ, which gives rise to MIMTLQWQFIEATPHESVLRLAQELSVPPIIARVLLNRGIDSAAYARNFFRTDLERLHDPFLMADMKPAVRRIASALEQNEKMLIYGDYDVDGVTSTALLKLAFRSLGYEVPHYIPERLREGYGLSLTGIEKAAAQAITLIVAVDCGVSAVEEIRYARQLGIDVIVCDHHQPGPQLPAAVALLDPKRSDCPYPFKELAGVGVSFKLMQALFSHLQQDHSKLLRHVDLVAIGSAADIVPLADENRVLVKAGVERLNATENIGLKALINVCSLQGSDLGTGHIVFILAPRINAVGRMGDANRAVALLTSNDTDEAQSIACVLDAENRERRNIDDSTFREALDLISTQCDPVKDSVIVLNREAWHTGVIGIVASRLVEKFYRPTVLISTDNGVGKGSARSIPGFDIHAALTQCQDLMLAYGGHKYAAGLSIRTENIAELRAKLQQVAAGVIKEDMLKPRLLIDGEIEFSDINERFMKFLKVMAPYGPQNMRPVFVSRGLRVIGNPQIVGNNHLRFNVMQGNKRLDCIGFNLGDLRARLTEGRSDVDLAYLVEENTWQGRTTIQLRVKDIR
- a CDS encoding DUF2442 domain-containing protein, which translates into the protein MEPPEQYNATLYFKDGTPLENFCPKVAFRNGEIRVFDVMPYLNGPIFEPLHDPKYFSLVAVDDISGSIFGLNGADFCPDFVYSLPDVSIKEAATVKIATELA
- a CDS encoding DUF4160 domain-containing protein, yielding MVGFITASGHNTRGLQVPRISHFFGISIYMFHNDHPTPHIHVYYGEYGATMNIQPLEVMEGKLSARTLRLVREWAVLHRDELIRNWNRARKRRNVIEDRTAGAIQCHIIF
- a CDS encoding D-alanine--D-alanine ligase; the protein is MKKIRVCVIFGGRSGEHEVSLVSATSVIEALDKNKYEVIPVGITKSGRWIGGNNALALLKSGAEASHSLAMVAPDPNEHRLVATAPADLDSAGMMSEEKIDVVIPVLHGPLGEDGTMQGLLELANLPYVGSGVLGSAVCMDKIVQKALCLQAGIPVVDYLWLHAVDWHSEKFETVPQVAHSQRLSGKNQNEILQTIEDTLGLPAFVKPANMGSSVGINKARDRAQLVAAIEEAAQYDHKILIEAAIASPREIEVSVLGNLHPKASVCGEIVPSNEFYDYNAKYVDGASTLYIPADLPPALSQKIRDTAIMGFLACDCQGLARVDFLLERDSDTFYLNELNTIPGFTQISMYPKLWEASGVPYAQLLDELIQLAFARHHAKSKLATSYQPKQDWFK
- a CDS encoding GAF domain-containing protein, encoding MIQSESQSSRREAALKALQEENQGLQRAVGELALLNDLAREIGASLNSEEIMQTIIRRSLRAVDAEQGVITLIDQHASTPMKTLVRTRVSSGGQQAFHLEQSLQGWMLLHKKPLLINDPANDERFHGVAWEQSIRSLLCAPLLIKSELKGILTLYNKKSGQEFTAEDQRLLGIIAAQSAQVMENARLYKQLEQYNRTLEEKVQQRTAELQDKNLELTQTLQRLRETQNQLVTQEKLASLGQLTAGIAHEIKNPLNFVNNFAVLSIELAKELREEIVRRKAKNINEDDFTDIEEILSTLEQNAEKINHHGRRADSIVKSMMQHARGSSGQRELADINQLLEEAVNLTYHGLRANDASFNVTIEKKFDSTIGPLSVIPQDLSRVFLNLFNNACYAAHEKKKLHPAGFDPVISVFTKNLGSQIEIRIRDNGNGISQDIRDKIFNPFFTTKPAGQGAGLGLSISHDIIVQQHKGEIEVETEPGKFTEFVVRLPKDRSVQS